TTAAAAGCTTTAAATGCTTTTTAGAAAATGTAACTTCCTAAAATGCACCTCTTTTTCTCCAGATGCTTGGACTTGATGGGTCCCTAGTGTTTTTGGTATGCAGATTCGGATGCTTTTATACTTCATCATGAAACCGCATATTTAAATATGGGCACTGTTGTGCTACTTGTACAATTGTTCACAGTGTTTCTAATTGGGGCCTGTGTGCTTCTGTAATTCTCAGGAGCATGTCTTTTGGGTGGTGTCACTGAACACACTCTTCATCCTGGTGTTCGGTATGTAGTCAAATCGTTTTCTACATTTCTTCTATAGACGAGTGGCTTTCAACACTGTTCATGTAAACCGTATTTGATATTTGTCTCAACTGTATATATTTGTTTTCCCAGCATTTTGCCCATATCATATTGGACACTTTTCCGTTGTGGGTCTTGGCTTTGAGGAATACGTGAGTATACAGTTTCAATTATTGTTGGTCTGTCAGCATGTAAATTCAGTCAACCATGACATTTTAGAGGCAAGGAAATGCTCTCATCAGGATTTTGTTGCTGACATTTACACATAATGGGGGAAAAACAGTGTTCGTGTATGGTTTTATTTCCCTCTGATTCAGGTCCAGGCCTCACATTTTGAAGGTCTCATAACCACCATCGTTGGCTACATCCTGCTGGCCATGACCTTAATTCTGTGCCATGTATCCTTCAACTTTTCACAATGAAGTGACCACTGTGGATTGTAAATTGTTTctcagattgattgattgtctgATGTATTTATTATGAAATGTTGACACTCACTTTCCTGAACGACCGATGCCCAGGGCTTAGCAGCACTGGTGAGGTTCCAGAGATCCCGACGTCTCTTAGGAGTTTGCTACATAGTGGTAAaggtaaaacacattttatttcccGTATTGCATTATGTTTGCACCGGTTGGTCCAGCCatagaaatgctaactatgtgtTCTCGTCAGTTCCGCTCTGGTCAGTACAGCCAACGTGACCATGTGCTGTGTTCTGCCTCCCACAGGTGTCCCTGCTGGTTGTAGTTGAGATTGGTGTTTTCCCCCTCATTTGTGGATGGTGGCTGGACATTTGCTCATTGGTATGAGTCATGTCTGGTCCTACTTTTTAAGCTGTTTATTTTTAGATTTAATTTACCGGTAACTGTTATTATGATGCATGTCGATTTCTTTTGATCTCTTACTTTTCTCTGTTGTTTCTGTGTAGTtatttgtaaagcactttgaatcatCAATGTTTGTGAATTATGCTATGTATTACATCCACTTGCATTGCGTGTCTTTAGTTATGGTATGGTTGTACATGCCAGCCTGATGTCAGTCTCAGATGTAATGATgctgggtgttttttttgcagGAAATGTTTGATGCCTCGCTGAAAGACAGGGAGCTGAGCTTCAAGTCGGCCCCTGGGACGACCATGTTCTTGCACTGGCTTGTGGGGATGGTTTACGTCTTCTATTTTGCTTCGTTTATCCTTCTGTTGCGAGAGGTGAGCATATCGTTTCATTTGAGAACTTCATGGGCTCTATCTTGGCAATCTAAAATGCTTTAGATGCACCTTTTAACTatagaccaggtttttcttggtcagtagCTTAATGGTTTTTAGAGGCTGTAAGATAGCGATTTTTGGATCATGTGCCAGACCACACCTGCTGCTACACACCTGGAGGCAAAGCTGAGTGTAAGATTATAGGAATAAATTTGTGCCGCATCTGATCGTCAAAATAGAGCCCCATGTCTGTTATGGGTTTTAGAAGGAATTCTCATTTTAATGtgtatgtgaaaatgtgtttaatcATGATACCTCTTTTGTCTGTTTCAGGTTTTGAGACCTGGTGTCTTGTGGTTTCTAAGAAATCTGAACGATCCTGACTTCAATCCAGTCCAGGAGATGATTCATCTGCCAATTTACAGACATCTCAGGAGGTTTATTCTCTCCGTGGTAGGTGCTGCATCAGACCGCCGAGTGATCAGATCGCTGCTTGATCACATACCTTGTTTTTGCTTTGGCTGCACATTTTCACAggcctttttgtttgtttgtttgtctgtctgtactgTTTTGTAGGTGGTGTTTGGTTCTATCGTGCTTCTTATGCTGTGGCTGCCCATCAGAATGATCAAACTCATTCTCCCAAGCTTTCTACCTTACAATGTTATGCTGTACAGGTAAAGTAATCTTCTCTTCTAAGCTTGtctcacacaaaaaaagaccaGAAGAATGTTTCCCCTCCGTGTTGGCTGTGTGGAACTGAGTAACACATTAAAAATCATTCATAACGTTGATTTAGTATCAAGTCACTTTGATGttagtaataaaaaaaaattgagttAAATTTGCCTAGCCAAATAAAGCAGTTCCCTATCATGGATCGGATCTCTATCATGgatcatctatctatccaacCACAACCCCACTCTGTTGTCCAGAGTCCAAGAGGCTCTCTGCGTGCTGTCTGTGATGGGTTAGACGCGTGTTCCTTTAACTGTGCTCCCCCCCCCATGTGGCCCGCTGCAGTGACGCCCCCGTGAGCGAGCTGTctctggagctgctgctgctgcaggtggtgctgcCGGCGCTGCTGGAGCAGGGACACACGCGCCAGTGGCTCAAGGGCCTGGTCCGCGCCTGGACCGTCACCGCCGGATACCTGCTGTACGTCCTCCTCACACGTCTCATGGGATAAGTGTGCATATTCATGGATtttatcaggtccctttccacaggtgtatacaatcaagcaccttgattatcaatgcagactgcatggtgcttgattaatacacctgtgcaaagggacctgatgaaacccatgaatagacgTATTAAACAAATAACATTTGAAACAAGTGCATTAATGCCGTATTTTTATTGTCGTGTGGCAGTTCAACTCTAAGGGCAGTTGCTCCTCTAAATGAAATGATCATAAAGTGTAAAGAAGGTGTTTGTAGTTTTTGTGGCGATGTGTTGTGTATGCACACAAAAGGCATTTTTATTTTGTGTAGTTTATTTATTGTTAAACAAGTGAGTGTGCTATGCCAAAACAGTTCTATTGCTAGAGGCTAGGGGTGGAAGGCTTCATTTAAAAGCAGCGATGTTGTTTATTTCTACATCATTGTGTTTATAAGAGGTCAATGTGTCTGAATGCTGTTGACCTATGCTCACCCCAGAGACCTCCATTCGTACTTACTGGGAGACCAGGAAGAGACGGACGCCGACCAGCAGCCTGCTCCCGCCGCCGGCggcggcaacaacaacaaccaggctccgcgcaacaacaacaacgccaACGCCATCCCCGTGGTGGGCGAGGGGCTCCACGCGGCCCACCAGGCCATCCTGCAGCAGGGGGGGCCCGTGGGCTTCCAGCCCTACCACCGGCCCCTCCGCTTCCCTTTCAGAGTAAGGCTGCTCTCACCACTACACTCTGCAATGTAGTGCCTTTCAACAACCAACAGAGAAGCAAGCcctggtgctatctagtgagcCAGCCTGTCTGAGCAGAGCCATTTTCCGGGTTATGGAGACAACTTTTGAGCTGAAAACTGCCAAATCACGTAGTCGGTAGCcagcatggaggtattataggaactggagaaagtgaacaagtcccacccccattcatttcaatgggaatgctaggctagtgaaaaatgccaaaattgaacgagtTTTTCAGgtttcaacatggcgtttcaaggggcttgtttccagtGCCGTTttgcttagccaattaagtggcaggttactgattgacgtaaggtacagaaggagagctcgtgcccacactaatagtgcgttcatgcacatcggaccttcggaaatttctgacctccgatagcagaaaaatgacatgaacgctaggtcgggttggattttttgctcggagactcgtgcggaagttttgtgccccgaggtgtccgacttgacgtcactatcatattctccaaccacgacagcctcccttgcaacaacacaagaggtgaatttcactgtcattacaaataggcaaggtaatttgtcactaaattaacaacacagacagaaacactcgcccaagacaattttcttcttgctcaaccatactaagcagttgtaataacgtatttatgcgtttcctgtatttattttccgaactgatctcatgaacacaattttttcggaggtcgggactttttaaaggcaggtcctccgaggttccgagctgcatgacTGCAGtataagctcgtgcatgagctgagagtggaacagcctatgggaacagccaccaatcagcatctgatcagcatgtatttctggaaaatgcgacgaggaagtgccttgctaatcggcgaagctaatcagtcaaatcctgaccccctggtagCCAGTGAGCTATTAGATTATGCGGCATCCATAAATCCATCCCACTCTCCTCCGATatagccattcagcacaggttctTTGGAACTATTGATTGCAACAACAAAGAGCGTCGCAACTCTTTCTCTATGGCTCCGGGTAAAAGCACACGTGTAACATGCCTCCATAATGTGCTGAAGGATTATAGAATGCGTTGTGTGAGGATATCCGCTGTATTTATAGAGATGATTAGATGCCGCATGTTTCATTTTCCTGTCTTCTGTTTCCAGATTGGCCTTCTGATTGCACTGATGTGCATCACACTGTTAGTAGCCAGTCTGGTCTGCCTCACCTTACCAGGTGAGCTGTCCTCACAGTTACTCTACACAGCAGCCAACCTcctgtttttctgtattttagtGTTTCGCGAAAGACAATATCCCAAATGTTTGTATGAAATATTCTGAAATGTTACCTGACGACCAAAAGGTTTATACCCATATAGCATTCATAAATGGTTTGGAAGTATGCCTCATAATAATTGACATAGGCTtagcctattcatgggtttcatcaggtccctttccacaggtgtattaatcaagcaccatgcagtctgcattgataatcaaggtgcttgattttattcaCCTGTGGatagggacctgatgaaacccatgaatataacTGTGTAGACATAAAAAGTCAGAACACTGTGCTCTAATATAAAGCCTTATAGGGGCTACACTGGACACACAACTGAAGCATACCATTCATGGAGTATATGCTGCAACAACTAGATTCATTCCACTAGAGTCAATGGAACGTGCTTCACCAGACATGAGTCTTGCGCACATTCGAAAGAATTAGACTAGTCCTCTGAAGCAATTTTAAACGTTGTGTGAATGTAGTGCTGCAGATGCGCTTTGGATATAGCCTGGCTGTTACTGCTTGAGTATCATACTGTTTAATAACACTTCTTTAACTCTGTACAGTAGCAATGATGACACTAATGAGGAATCAGTGATTACTGTTGTTTGCGCTAAAAGCTTCAAATGACCATGGTCTCAACTCaatccgtctgtctctctccgtctcacaTGGGTCAGTCTTTGCCGGGCGCTACCTGATGTCCTTTTGGACGGGCAGCTCGAAGATCCACGAGCTGTACACGGCGGCGTGCGGCCTGTACGTGTGCTGGCTGTCCATCCGCGGCATCACCCTCCTGCTGGCCTGGATGCCGCAGGGCCGTCGGGTCATCCTGCAGAAGGCCCACGAGTGGTCCCTCATGGTAACCGGCCATTTACGTTTACATCTTAATTCGGTTTAAATtcgttaatttttttttaactctttgCTTGAATAGAAGCATAGCATGGTCTTTACTAGTAAAATCACTGCAGTAGATGTATTTAATATCTTCCagaatattttaaatgagctgtGTTAAAATTTAAAATGAAATAGAACTACTCAATTTGTCTCTGTAAGTTGTAATGAACACTTCTTCTCTTATTTCTATGTGTTGCCCTTGCAGATCGTGAAAACTGTGGTTGTGGCCGTGCTGGTGGCTGGGGTCATTCccctgctgctggggctgctcTTTCAGCTGGTGATTGTAGCCCCACTTCGGGTTCCACTGGATCAAACGCCTCTCTTCTACccctggcaggtgtgtgtgcgtctgagagTGTAgatctgtggttgtgtgtgtgtgtgtgtgtgtgtgtgtgtgtgtgtgcgcgcgcatgcatgtatgtattatgtatgtacttatctgtctgtgtgtgtatatgccttTGCTTATCTGTTCACTTGCACACACGAACACCAGTCTACGGTGCTGAAGTCAAAGTCTGTATGTGCAACGTCCATACCATAAAGCCAACTGAACAGATGACGTGCTAGGTCTTCCAACTTGGCTCGTCTCCACATTGACCTTTCTTTTCATAGCATTTAGTAACTAGGTTAGACTTCAACCATGGTCGCAACATGACTGACTAGTTATTACAGAGCAGTATTGCTTGGTCTGTGTAACAGCTAGTGAAAGCTGTCTAAGCAACTAGCGGAAAATACCAATAAGCTGTTCTTTTTTAAGAAATCTTTGTTTAATATGGCAGGGCATTGAACGGTATTATTCCTGcaagttgtactgtatgttgtccaTGAAAATATTTAAACTGGACTCTAAAGGTCAGCGTTAGCTGCGCTAGCTACGGAGTGCATGTAGGCTGGTGTTTTCAGGACAAAGGTGAAAGCTAAAGTCACTTTTATATAGACTTGAATCAACTTTGTATCGCCTTTTCCAATGTTCCGTCCAGATGGTCAGGTTAAAAAGCCAACCCTTAACTCACCTAAACAAAGCAAAGAGATGGCCGGCCCTAATTTCTTTGAGGGCCATCTGGCCACAAGCAAAGTCTGGCATGCATTGATTCAATAACATGgtaaaatatttttgctgaTAAAAACACCATGAGCAAGCTGCTCAGCTCAAACGTGAGTAAGTCCACACAGTGCTCCCAAATACCATTTAGTTAATGTGTGACGGACCTGCCTTATTGCTTTATATGTTGCTTCTTACGAGTCTTAACAAGCCAATGAAATGAAGGGCCGGTGTGTTCTAAAGACTCCCTGTATTGCTTTGTAATATACCTTTGCTTGACTGCTTTGCTCTTGTATGCTACAGGATTGGGCCCTCGGGGTGCTCCACGCCAAAATAATAGCTGCCATTACCCTGATGGGCCCCCAGTGGTGGCTGAAAACTGTGATCGAGCAGGTGGGTTCAAACAGACACCTCTGCTGGTCATTAACCTCCGGTCCCTGTGCCAACACA
This is a stretch of genomic DNA from Sardina pilchardus chromosome 19, fSarPil1.1, whole genome shotgun sequence. It encodes these proteins:
- the LOC134065739 gene encoding E3 ubiquitin-protein ligase MARCHF6-like — its product is MDTAEEADICRVCRSEGTPDKPLYHPCVCTGSIKFIHQECLVQWLKHSRKEYCELCKHRFAFTPIYSPDMPSRLPVQDIFAGLVTSIGTAIRYWFHYTLVAFAWLGVVPLTACRIYKCLFTGSVSSLLTLPLDMLSTENLLADCLQGCFVVTCTLCAFISLVWLREQIIHGGAPQWLEQNLQAAANMAAQANEAPAAAPGPGDPDPQAEEAPAEHPPEEEEDADEEQAADDPEQQEDPAEDLEADNEDEEEAGAEDAEANNGGQDDMNWNALEWDRAAEELTWERMLGLDGSLVFLEHVFWVVSLNTLFILVFAFCPYHIGHFSVVGLGFEEYVQASHFEGLITTIVGYILLAMTLILCHGLAALVRFQRSRRLLGVCYIVVKVSLLVVVEIGVFPLICGWWLDICSLEMFDASLKDRELSFKSAPGTTMFLHWLVGMVYVFYFASFILLLREVLRPGVLWFLRNLNDPDFNPVQEMIHLPIYRHLRRFILSVVVFGSIVLLMLWLPIRMIKLILPSFLPYNVMLYSDAPVSELSLELLLLQVVLPALLEQGHTRQWLKGLVRAWTVTAGYLLDLHSYLLGDQEETDADQQPAPAAGGGNNNNQAPRNNNNANAIPVVGEGLHAAHQAILQQGGPVGFQPYHRPLRFPFRIGLLIALMCITLLVASLVCLTLPVFAGRYLMSFWTGSSKIHELYTAACGLYVCWLSIRGITLLLAWMPQGRRVILQKAHEWSLMIVKTVVVAVLVAGVIPLLLGLLFQLVIVAPLRVPLDQTPLFYPWQDWALGVLHAKIIAAITLMGPQWWLKTVIEQVYANGIRNIDLHFIIRKLAAPVISVLLLSLAVPYLIAVGITPLIGVTPEMRILVQRRIYPFLLMVVTLLGILTFQIRQFKRLYEHIKNDKYLVGQRLVNYERKARVSAAPPPPVYPPQD